AAAGACAAGAGTTGTTCCATATTTGTTGTCTATCTGAACTGAAGAAATATCTACCTTCGCCTGTTCTAATTTTTTCACAATCCTATTACCGATGGGATCGTTTCCCACACGCGATACAATTTTAGTTGGAACACCAAGTTGGGAAGCAAACCTTGCGATATTTCCCGGTGAACCCCCCACTTTTAAAGTGAAATGTTCTGCACTGGTAAAATCTTCCTGGGTTATCAAATCGGCTAAAAGTTCTCCAAAAAAAAGTATCATGCCAGATTCATCCTTTCACGGCACCTGCACTTAGTCCTGATATTATTCTGTTTTGGAATATCAAAACCAGCGCTACCAACGGTACTGTAACAATGACGGCGGCGGCCATCAGCTGACCCCAAGGTTGTTCATATTGAGTCCTTCCAGCGAACAAAGCTATGGCAACAGGAACTGTGTAATATTGCGGTTTCTGCATAAATGTAAAAGCAAAAAGGAACTCGTTCCATGCGGTTATGAATGTTAAGAGTCCTGTGGCAACAAGACCTGGAGCAGACATAGGAAAAACGATTTGGAAAAGTGTCCTCAAACGAGAGCAACCGTCAATAGCGGCTGCTTCTTCTATCTCCTTTGGAAGATCTCTGAAAAAGTTTTGCAATATCCAAGTGGTGAGCGGCAACGTGATAGCAACGTACGGAAGGATCAATCCTTGGTAAGTGTTTATCATCCCAAGCTTTCGAAGTATTACAAAAAGCGAACCTAAGATAGAAATCTGAGGAAACATGCTGACGGAAAGAATAAGGGCCATGACAAATGCTTTACCTTTCATGTGCAGTCGTGCTATTGCATAGCCTGCAAAGGAGCCAAATATAAGTGTTGTAAGCGTAGTTATACCGGAAACCACTATACTGTTCCAGATGTTTACA
The DNA window shown above is from Fervidobacterium changbaicum and carries:
- a CDS encoding carbohydrate ABC transporter permease, producing the protein MSTKTKRLIYKVTLTIAVIFILLWCIFPFYWAIISSLKPNIELFDPNPTFWPRNPTLSNYVKVFLERPFHVNIWNSIVVSGITTLTTLIFGSFAGYAIARLHMKGKAFVMALILSVSMFPQISILGSLFVILRKLGMINTYQGLILPYVAITLPLTTWILQNFFRDLPKEIEEAAAIDGCSRLRTLFQIVFPMSAPGLVATGLLTFITAWNEFLFAFTFMQKPQYYTVPVAIALFAGRTQYEQPWGQLMAAAVIVTVPLVALVLIFQNRIISGLSAGAVKG